TTCAACTAATGCTGGGTGCGACGGTAAtagaaattaattgtgggcctgagggtaaaaaaaatgaaaattttgggcCTGCCCCTAAGTTTCCCATTTAATTTTTCTCTTATAACtcctttcttttcaaaatcaataaaattggtgtgattcaaaaaaaaaaaaactttaaatcaCTAAccaatatttatctattattatttattttcttgtatcAATAAATAATTGAGTGCTGATGAATTCTGAACTCAAATCTCATCACCGGATCATTAACCGATTTTCTTTGGCGATTTTGAGTTTTTCATAGGATACTTCCGTTAAATCATTAACCAATTTTCTTAGGCGGTTTCGAGTCTTTACTTGTGTAACTATTAATAGATTATCTTTGACCATTTTTTCTTAATTAAGTTAATTAGAATAAATTCCAACGAGTTTTGCgtttgaaaatgaaaattgattgataGAACATATATTACGGGACCAAAATATTAGTGGCAGATTAAAATTAAACCTATTCCAAATCCGAATGGATTAATGCGTGTTTGTAATTATCAACACAAAACCAAAATGAAACCCCCATTAGAGTAGTGAAGctggttttctttttgtttcatctttcatGACCTTTGCTCTTACAGATCCTTTTGAAGGTTGAGACACTACCATTATCAATCTCACAAGGGTCTGGAAGAAAAATGACTAAACAAATTGTTCTAAGACAATCAATGACGGATAGGAGACAACCTTTACTAACAAAAGGATCATCATCATTAACACCAGGAGGAGTAAGTTTAAGAAGAAATTTGCAATCATCGTCATCAACAGGAGGAAGTAAAAGATTTGCAGAAGTAGCAGGAGGAACAGCAGCAGAATGCGCAGCAATATGTTGTTGTTGTCCATGTGGGATCATGAATTTACTAGTGCTTGCTGTATATAAGTTACCAGCGGGATTATGTAGGAAAGCATTGAAGAATAAAAggataaaaagattgaagaaaaatggtgtctttcagcaacaacaacagaagaAAAGATGTTGTTGCGGTTGCGACGAACCCGATATTCAAATTCATCCATTGGGTGTTGTTACTAATGACTGGGGTGATGAGGATAATAATTTATCAGGTGAATTGATTAGTAGTAAATCCGGTACGGTTATGTTATCTGCTGGGAAAGAGATTCAAGATTTGGAGATTGAAATGTGGGATAAGTTTTATAGTACTGGGTTTTGGAGAAGTTCTTCTCAAAGAGATGATCTTCATGATTTGCCCATTATTACTCTTGATGATTAATTCGTTCTTTATCCCACATTTCAACGATGAATGTCATAATTCACAGATGTTAAACTAATTGATTGaagatgatttgatttgattgaaaaATAAGTATCAGCTATGTTGTAATGTTTATGGTAAAAACTGTCTCCTAATTCCTTTTGAactttttttctctttaaaataTAATTTTCTTGATAGTACGAGATTAAGTCAGCcgactgaaaaaaaaaaatgaaaaaaaaaaagtgtaaccCGACCATAGTTGTTTGCCTTGAGATGATGGATTGGTGGGATAGAAGATGTAATTTGTGAGGGGTACTCCTTAATTTTTTAACTAAAGAAGAGAGAGATTGCATTTTGTTGGGTGGAATTCGATTGTGCTTGCTTACTGAAATTATTCTATACATTTTACTACTATCATTAATTTATTATATTGTATTGGTTTGAATGAAACTGACTAATTTCCAGATGTGTAATTTATGAAAAACTGTATGGAGGAGGAGTATTATCATATTAGTCCTTCCGAAAAGCAATACTTTCAACTTCCCAAATTAGGCAAAGTGCAAAACCAAAAAGtggaagtatcactttttctgaaacggaggtagtatttaTCTAGGTTAGCCTATTGGTCGTAAGGCTAATTCCTATGagctagattgaactgctagattaGCCAAAAAGTGTTACAAATCATGAAAAAGGTGTGGGAAAAAAATTAGCACTAGCATTGGATAGTTCACTCTCCTAGcaagtgctcgcagttcaactatcagcgagattgaaacgctgaatggttcagcgctcaaaaagtgtttttaacgctgaacggttcagcgctgGGAGTTAAATTttatgatctaacggctgagatttaaaacgctgaaccaaacaTCGTTCTATAGTGGTCCCAGATGACATGAATgaccaatctagctgctagatatctagcccataggacttaggaggttacCCATGCTGGCGTGTAGGAGTGTGCAAAAAAGCCGGAACCGTGGATTTCACCcctatccgtccgcaaaattgcgggtaaAATCCAATCCGCAAGAGTTATAGGCCGGACACGGGTGAGATTCTTAAATCCGCACGTTtacacggtttggttgcggttggactttgtaatccgcggatttacccGCACCGTAGGGTAATAAGGGAATTTGATAGAAATATTTAGGATATTTTTGTAAACTCTAGGGGCGGTAAAAACATACACCCAGAAGAACAAATATCCATTGTAAGAAACTATAACAGACTTGATAAACTCAAACAGTTTGCAGTTCAAAATAAAACATGCCAACAATAAAAGATTTAATTACCAGATATTGATCGTTTGAAATTAGGATTACAACATTCTCTGGCACTTGAGATTGTTTCTTGATTTCGCTATTAGGAGATGGAAGTGGACGTACCTAAACAAATGGAGCCAATTCCTACACAATTAAACTTCAGAAGGTACACAACTAGATTTTCGGTTTGAACCCAACTACCCAAGTGCTTAACAGGATATGAAGCATCCGTGAGCGAAACTTAAAGATCTCGTATGTGTGGGGTGTTGATGACAATATCCTTCTTTCTATTAGTACAATGATGACAATATCCTTCTTTCTATTAGTACAATCAAGGTGAAAGGTTTCGGTTCATATCCAATTGAAAGAGGACTCAGAAACTAGTTCTCCCATGTATTATTTTgggttttactttttttttctatctaaatccgcggttaatccgcatccggacCGTATCATCCGTTGATCCGCGGTTTTGAAATCCGCGGGTGACTGGgccggacacggttggatttttcaaatccgcaataTTGATGGATTGgacgcgggtgacccctaatctgcaaccgtccgtccgttgcacgcCCCtactgacgtggatggccaatctagcaacTAGATATCTagtccataggacttagcctaagaATAGATGAAAAAATGATACAACCAGGAGAATCATCTAAAATCATGATGTAATTATCAACGAGTCAAAACCACAAAAAGAGACGGATTTGCCAGCAGAAATTTcttaactgaaaatattctcttgGTGAAATAAAACTCAAGCCCGGGCCAAAATTTAAGTTCTAACATGCAAACAGTGAGATTGACATTCAAAAAAAAAGCCTCGCAAGGATATCAACACCCAGAGGAAATTTTGAAGTGCTCGATGCATACTCGAAAACAGAGGACACCTTCGGGTATAAATGGAAACAGGCCAGACTCCTAAACAAAACCTTGTCACTACACTCCTCTCATATTTCATTTATTAAAGTTTCGCTACTCGAGATTTCAGAATAATAACAGGTTCTCTTCCAGCGACAAATTTCATCAATAACAAGTTTCCCTGTTTTCTATATGTTTCATCGGAATTCTTGATGCATCTAAAGATTACCTCATTTACAGAAAAAGTTCAACAAACATATCAAGACTGAACCAGTTCTACATGTACAAAATCCCAACCCAATCACCGCTACAATTCAACTAATCACATACGAAACACATTAAGTTTCCTACTTCGACCTTCAATGCCGGATGATATCATAATTATTCAGTtcaaaccaaaaaccaaatatcgaaaaacaagaaatgtatcaATGATCTCAGTTCATACCTGATATTGCAATCTTGTCTCAACAACTTCCAACAGAGTAGTAACCGCACCAGCAAGAGCATCCACAGCCCCACCAGCCACAACATGAACAATTAGTTGCGTTTCACTAGCATTCTCTGGCGATATCTCACTCAAAACCTTCTTCACAGCCTCATAATTGTAGCAACATGCACAGCAGTAAAAGGTGCATTCATAAAAATAGTACACCTAAAACTCGCATAAAAGGCTCTAAATCTCCCCACTTTAAACATTTTCATAGCACAATCTTCAACAGCATTGTAAGAACTTCTTTTCAACTGCCTCTGCTTAACAACATCCAAAGGAGTCAACAACACACCGCTCACAGTAATTACTCATAGTAATTACGCCAGAAACCATGTGCACAAACGAATGATGCCCAGGTTCATTACCAGCTAAAAAAATTTTACAAGTTTTATACACAGAAATAAACAGCATGAGCAGGGCCAGCACCAAGAATAGTTGCTGCAATTTCTCTATAAAGTCCTAAATGGCCTTCTTTTCACATAACTAAAGTAAAAAAATTCACCAATTTGATGATGACTACTATAAGATGCAGCAGCAGGGAAAAATAATACGAAGAAGATGTTGCACCGAGCATGTGCATACAGGTTTTGAGTCTATCTACTGGGAACATAGCCATGTAATCAGCCGTTCTTACAATTTACAGGTTTTGGATCTGTGTTGTGGTTTTTGTCATAACAATGAGGAGGAAGTGAAGGCGATTAGGTGGTGGTGACGGACAGATGGTGGTAATTGAGTAGATTTGATGAACTTCTTGGTTTAAGCTTCAGTAGGTTTAAGGGAGAGAGAAACGGAAAAAggaaggattttatttttttatttttatttttgatgaaaaagagaaggatttttaatttggGGAAAACTCAGCTTCTCACATGAACGGGTACAGTATCCTGCTGAAATCCAACAGTCTGTTTCCGTCATCTAAATTCACATAGGGGCAGGTGCCCACAAGAGCCCATACGAGGATACGCCAGTGTCTGTATCAACATGAGATAGAGAAAATTCAGTTAGATGCCTAAGGCTAAGTTGAATATACTATGACCATCTTATTAGACTTGAAAAGTAGATATTTAAAGAGTTGAAACCACACCTCAAACTTCAAAAACCCTCCAAGTAAGTTCAAAGCAAAGGGCTTCCTCCAATCCCCCTCTACTCAGCTTTCCAAAATCCTTTTGCTGCACACAAAAGAAAGGGTAAGCAAATATTTCAACCAATTCATTCAAAATGCTAATCAACATTGATATTCTTTCAAATTACATACCAAATTACAGTCGAGTAGATAAAACATTAAGGTTTTGGCTCAATTGCTCCCAATCCATGTAATTAGCTATGACTGCTGCAAGTAGCCTCCCTGCACACATAACGTTTAAAGTAATGAAATACTTCAGTAAAGAGATGGTGTATTCATAGACACATGCTTAATTCTTATCAACATTCATAAATTCTAAGCATTCCACAGTTGGGGTGAGAAAGATAGTGCAAAGAGGGGATGTAAAAAGCCACCGAGCCAATAATGCTAGATGTATAGTATATTAGCAGTAAACATTGACGTGAGACCACCATTTTCTGCAATGTGACGATGCTTTTGCTTTGGCACTCCCTTTAGCTCAAGTGTGTGGACACGAAATTGTTGAAATACGGGTATGGAGAGATAGTAGAGAGGATTGAAATAAACTCAAACAGATAAAACTAGGCATTTTGTTTCTGCTTCCTTGAAACATTTAAATAGAAGTTAGATACAACTGATCTAAACTTCCAATTACAAGGAGCATGACTCCCACTAACATGACCTTGACTAACAAACCTTATCCAACATACAACATAATGATCAACCCTCAATCACACGTACTGACCCCACGTCTTCCAAGTACGAACCCATTATACAAGGACCCACACCAACTAACGAACTAGTGTTTGCTTGATCAACTCCTAACAGAGTTTGACTTTACTATTAACACCACATTATGTGTCTAGTAGTAATCTGCGGACTCATGTACTAAGTCACCAAAACTTAAGTTCTAAAATGCAAATAGTAAGACTGATAAAAGAAACAAGTAAGCCTTAATGATATTACCAATCTCAGAGGAAAAGTGCTCAATACATACTTGAAGACAGGGACACCTTCAAGTATACACAGAAACAGGCCAGACTCCTAAAGCAAGGCCTTATCACTACGTTCTTCTCAAATGTCACTTAAGTTTGGGATTTCATAATAATAACAGGTTTTCTCTTCcagcaacaaatttcatctataacAGATTTTCCTTCACAAACATATCAAAACTAAATCAGTTTTACATATACAAAATCCCAGCCCAATCACCGCCACAAATTCAATTTATCACATACAAACACATAAAGTTTTCTACTTCGACCTACAATGATGGATGATATCATGATTATTCGGTTCATACCAAAACtcaaatatcaaaaacaagaaacaatATAATGATCACTGTTCATACCTGACACCGTGATCTTGTCTTAACAACATCCAATGGAGTAGTAACCGCACCAGCGATAGCACCCACAGTTCCGCCAGCCATAACATGAACCTTTAGTTGCTCTTCACTAGCATTCTCCAGTGAAATATCACTCAAAAACTTTCTTCATAGCTTCATATGTAGCAAAATGCACGGAAGTAAAAGGTGCTCATAACAAAAGTAGTCCTAGAACTCTCATAAAAAGCTCGAAACCTCTCTTCTTTAAACATTCTCATAACACAATCTTTAACAGCATTATAAGGACCTTCTTTTCAACTGCAATCTCTGCTTAACAACATCCAAAGGAGTCAACATGGCATCGCTTGCAGTCGTGACAATAATGCCACAAACCGAGTGCATGAATGGATGATGCCCCAGTTCATTACCACATATTCTTATTTGTACAGGATTCATAAACATAGAAATAAAAAGCATGAGCAGGGCCAGCACCATGACCCATTGCTGCAATTCCTCTATTAAGTCCTAAATGAACTTTTCACATAATTGAAGTAAAAATCTACCaatttgaggatgatgatgactACTACAATGCCCCCAGCAACAGCATATCTACTGGGAACAAAGCCACGTGTTCAACAATCCTTGCAATTGAACCTGCAATCATGAATTTCCAGAAACttaatccatcattttcattcgAGGTTGTTTTGAAGTTTGGGGTTTGGATTAGTGTTGTGGTTTGTATCATAACAAAGAAGAGGAAGTGAAGGGAATTTGGTAATTTAGTTGATTTGGTGATTTTCTAGGTTTAACCTTCAACGAAGGAAGAGTGATAGGGAAAAGAAACGGAAGGATTTTAATATGGGGCAAAATCAGCTTCTCACATAGATAGTCAATTACTTACGTGTTGTAAACAATGAAGATCAAAGGTATCGGCTTCAAGAAGTTCCATCCTTGTAGAAAATGAGACCCCCAGATTTGTTAGTAATGAAAAGACTGTATATTGCAGCAGCCATTTGATTGTAAAAACATGAATCGGATCAAATGAATTGATTCAGAGATATGAAAGAATTTTGTTGACATGAAAGTGCAAAGGGgttttattttgaaaccctagattCGTGTGTGATAGAGTGCAGAGTAATGAACTTCTTCTGTTATGGGCATGAACCACTAGGACTGGAAAATGCAACACCTCGGTGAAAGTGCTACTCATAGGTAGGTAGTAGTAAGTACCGTAGtcaattgatttggcattttgaCCAGATTTAGGCCTATTTCCATGCACATGTCTAAAAAAATCTGTTTGGCATATCAGGTAGGTTGGCAAACGAGTTGCGCCACTATGGGGAAAAATCACGGAGCGATATAATTTTTATCGACCGATATTAGCGATATTTTGAATATTCTGAAGTCATACCACTCATTGCGCAATATAAATAGTAACCAGTAGTTATTTTGCTACGGCTATTTCCCCCCTGTTGGTTCCTATATATATTTTCTTGCACTTTTCCAAGTTATTCACACCTACTTCTACTTATATTTCACcgatttctttatctttattctcaattttaaatttcataatcatcaatggcgaGATCCAATAAAGAGAGGAATGTTATTATAAATCGGTTTAGATTACACCAAGAAGTGCATCCGAGGAGGTTGCAACAACTTGACGATGATTaagctgaagataataaactaatcgaCACTTTTATGCTAGTACATACGGTCCAAATTCCTAAAGTTCCAGATCCACAAGAAGTATTGTCAAGAGATATACTTATCGAGGAGGGGAATTTACCAtcagaagctgatgcacgattattttcttcccaattgtgtgCACTCTGATCGAGATTTCCAATGTCGATTTCGCATGACTCAGCATCTGGtgaaaaagattattgaagagctttgttgagtagaacctcaatttaattatcagtttgatgcactgaatattagaggtcatagtcctaaacaaaaagttacttcgactttaaggattctaggttatggcagACCAGCGAATGCAAACGATGAGTACCTTCTTATGGGTAAAACAGTTTcattcacttacctttcattgttttgtgaagtaatgattaatcgttttggtccaacatatttacgaaaaccaaccatggaagat
The nucleotide sequence above comes from Papaver somniferum cultivar HN1 chromosome 8, ASM357369v1, whole genome shotgun sequence. Encoded proteins:
- the LOC113303557 gene encoding uncharacterized protein LOC113303557, which translates into the protein MTKQIVLRQSMTDRRQPLLTKGSSSLTPGGVSLRRNLQSSSSTGGSKRFAEVAGGTAAECAAICCCCPCGIMNLLVLAVYKLPAGLCRKALKNKRIKRLKKNGVFQQQQQKKRCCCGCDEPDIQIHPLGVVTNDWGDEDNNLSGELISSKSGTVMLSAGKEIQDLEIEMWDKFYSTGFWRSSSQRDDLHDLPIITLDD